The following are from one region of the Salvia hispanica cultivar TCC Black 2014 chromosome 1, UniMelb_Shisp_WGS_1.0, whole genome shotgun sequence genome:
- the LOC125208234 gene encoding probable protein phosphatase 2C 25, translating to MSSCTVALSNSPVFSPSSTSSSSSPRLAWFNKPRCRLRGFAGAESSPLLKRKRPARLDIPVVAVPERESPAPVMAPEVDEVEGDGYSVCCKRGRKDVMEDRFSATLSLQSDQKQAFFGVFDGHGGASAAEFAAKNLEKNILNELEKSNEIEVAVKNGYLTTDSEFLNKDVRGGACSVTALIKNGNLVASNAGDCRALLSRGGSAVALTSDHRPGLREDERERIEKLGGFVEERNGVWRVLGSLAVSRSIGDRYLKQWITAEPETKVIRLEPDHEFLVLASDGLWDKVNNQEAVDIARPLCIGMEKPQVLAACRKLVDLAVSRGAVDDISVMVVNLGGFC from the exons atgtcaTCTTGCACAGTTGCACTTTCGAATTCGCCGGTCTTCTCTccatcatcaacatcatcgTCTTCATCTCCTCGTCTTGCTTGGTTCAACAAGCCGCGTTGCCGGCTTAGGGGGTTTGCCGGCGCCGAATCATCGCCTCTCTTGAAGAGGAAGAGGCCGGCGAGGCTTGATATTCCGGTGGTTGCGGTGCCGGAGAGGGAGTCGCCGGCGCCGGTGATGGCTCCGGAAGTGGATGAGGTGGAGGGAGATGGCTATTCAGTTTGTTGCAAGAGAGGGAGGAAGGATGTGATGGAGGATCGTTTCTCTGCAACTCTTTCCCTTCAATCCGATCAAAAGCAG GCCTTTTTTGGTGTGTTTGATGGGCATGGAGGCGCTAGTGCAGCAGAGTTTGCAGCTAAGAATTTGGAAAAGAACATATTAAATGAACTCGAAAAAAGCAACGAAATTGAGGTGGCTGTGAAGAATGGATACCTCACCACAGATTCCGAATTCCTAAACAAAGATGTTAGAGGTGGAGCCTGCAGTGTAACGGCGCTGATCAAGAACGGCAATCTCGTAGCGTCCAACGCAGGCGACTGCCGTGCACTTCTCAGCAGAGGTGGCTCCGCGGTGGCCCTCACCTCCGATCACCGCCCTGGCCTCCGTGAAGACGAGAGGGAAAGAATTGAAAAGCTG GGTGGTTTTGTTGAAGAGCGTAACGGTGTTTGGAGAGTCCTGGGATCATTAGCAGTTTCTAGAAGCATCGGAGATCGATATCTTAAGCAATGGATCACAGCAGAGCCTGAGACTAAAGTGATCAGACTTGAACCAGATCATGAATTTCTTGTCCTAGCTTCTGATGGATTGTGGGACAAG gTGAATAATCAAGAAGCTGTAGATATTGCACGCCCTCTTTGCATAGGTATGGAGAAGCCTCAGGTTTTGGCAGCTTGTAGGAAGCTTGTTGATCTTGCAGTTTCAAGAGGAGCTGTTGATGATATTAGTGTGATGGTTGTTAACCTTGGAGGATTTTGTTAA